A stretch of Lactuca sativa cultivar Salinas chromosome 6, Lsat_Salinas_v11, whole genome shotgun sequence DNA encodes these proteins:
- the LOC111882509 gene encoding zinc finger CCCH domain-containing protein 18: protein MADDAERRLLEDQLELQLQEQRESIVALDEALASDPQNPEILEVHAELLQAIKDAEEGLFVLKRARLLQEVDILQKTKEGDKGLNQNPVDSKHKEVEADDTNQSKEVEVEYSIGSKCRFRHSDGRWYNGLIVALEGCNDAKVCFLTPTSENQLMCKFFLQQRCRFGSKCRSSHGIDLPLSSLKKYTPTKWNQSLVGSNVWATSEGKIGIWREAELESWDDELGSGRVVFRDNGTASNVGIESLSLSEYAQMSDEYNTDSYSESDSDYENEDTSEGLGLGLGFLESSNLQRGIQTETAIFAKWENHTRGMASKMMANMGFREGMGLGVNGQGRVDPISVKVLPPKKSLDYALESVQNKDSQEKKRSRGGKRKRDKKFAAAVRAAKEVEEPVSDIFSLINTQLAGKEGFSGKKAAEKKDVPGGKNGERRALVAFDDEVKELRGRVEKLEEMARRNKKEKVVYEAAVRKLDETRRSLAAVEAAQASASNAVASKEKEKRWLKF from the exons ATGGCCGACGATGCTGAAAGAAGGCTTCTTGAAGATCAGCTAGAGCTTCAACTACAAGAACAAAGAGAATCAATCGTTGCTCTTGATGAAGCCCTAGCGTCCGACCCCCAAAATCCCGAAATCCTTGAG GTTCATGCAGAGCTTCTTCAAGCTATCAAAGATGCAGAAGAGGGGCTGTTTGTCCTGAAACGAGCTCGATTGTTACAAGAAGTTGACATTTTACAGAAGACAAAAGAAGGTGATAAAGGGTTAAATCAAAATCCTGTTGATTCCAAACATAAAGAAGTGGAAGCTGATGATACGAATCAATCCAAAGAAGTAGAAGTGGAATATTCCATTGGATCAAAATGTAGATTCCGCCACTCTGATGGACGATGGTATAACGGTTTAATTGTTGCATTGGAAGGTTGTAATGATGCAAAAGTTTGTTTCTTGACTCCAACATCAGAGAACCAATTG ATGTGCAAGTTCTTCTTACAACAACGATGTCGATTTGGTTCAAAATGTCGCTCTTCACATG GCATCGATCTACCTCTCtcatcattaaaaaaatatacacccacaaaatggaatcaatcattGGTGGGGTCCAACGTATGGGCAACCTCCGAGGGTAAAATCGGAATTTGGCGCGAAGCCGAACTCGAGTCATGGGATGATGAACTCGGGTCAGGCCGGGTAGTTTTCCGGGACAATGGGACCGCTTCAAATGTCGGAATCGAATCTTTATCTTTATCTGAATACGCCCAAATGAGCGATGAATACAACACCGATTCATATTCAGAATCagattcagattatgaaaatgaAGACACATCAGAAGGATTaggattagggttagggtttcttgaaAGTTCAAATCTTCAAAGAGGGATACAAACAGAAACCGCAATTTTTGCAAAATGGGAAAATCACACGAGAGGAATGGCGTCTAAAATGATGGCTAACATGGGTTTTCGCGAAGGGATGGGTTTAGGGGTCAATGGTCAAGGAAGAGTTGACCCGATTTCGGTCAAAGTTTTACCTCCAAAAAAGTCTCTTGACTATGCATTAGAATCGGTTCAAAATAAAGATTCTCAAGAGAAGAAACGGAGTAGAGGCGGGAAGAGAAAACGGGATAAGAAATTTGCAGCGGCAGTTAGGGCGGCAAAGGAGGTGGAGGAGCCGGTTTCGGATATTTTTAGTTTGATAAACACGCAGTTGGCCGGAAAAGAAGGGTTTTCCGGGAAGAAAGCGGCGGAGAAGAAGGATGTTCCGGGGGGGAAGAATGGTGAGAGGCGGGCGTTGGTGGCGTTTGATGATGAGGTGAAGGAGTTGAGGGGGAGAGTTGAGAAATTGGAGGAAATGGCGAGGCGGAATAAGAAAGAGAAGGTGGTTTATGAGGCGGCGGTTAGGAAACTTGATGAGACTAGGCGGAGTTTGGCGGCGGTTGAGGCGGCTCAGGCGTCTGCTTCTAATGCGGTTGCTAGTAAAGAAAAGGAGAAGAGATGGCTTAAGTTTTGA